GCAAACCGTTGGCAAGCAGGACAGAAGCTTCTATCCCTGCTTGCGTGAAACTGATAATGATTCTCATGTCCTATTTATTACTTTATAGCGATTAAGGAAAAATGTCAATCTCTCTAGCCAAATTAGGAAAAAATTGGGTTGGCAAAATCCCTACACAGCCGGCAAACTAGAAAACAAAGTTCTTTAAACCAAAGTTCCCATGAGGGTTCGCCATCTCAAACCTTGGCAAAGGGCGATCGCGATGGGATTGGCGTGGCTAGTAGCGATCGCTATCATTATCGGCAACGCCAAAGCAGAAGCATCGGCCTTAGAATCGCGCCTTTCCCGCCTGGAAAACACTGTTTTTTCCCTGCGATCGCAAATTAGCAGTCTAGAACGAGAAATCCGCCATCTGCAGCGCCAGCAACGCAGCAACCAACCACCACCAACCACCACCCCCCAACCATCCCCCAACCGCAACATACCGCCATCGGATATTCGCGACGACCCCATGTTCGACCGCCTAGCCACTCTCGCCATCGAACTCAAACAACGTCTGAATAAATTAGAAAATCGGGTGGAAACCCTGGAAAATGAGCTCGATATTGATGCTCAGAGATAGTATAGGCGTGTACCGAGCGTACCGAGGGTGGGAGATTAGGAGATTTAGGAAATAAATTTATTTTTGTCTCCCATGTCTCCATGCTCAGCACGCTCAGTATGCCCTACTTAACAAACACCGTCAAAACCACCGGTCCCAACAACGTATAATGTCCTATCGTCTGCAAACCAGCTCCCAGTCCCATCTCTTCTCGCTTCGACAACCCGTAAAAGCGCATTTTTCCAGCAGCGGCTTGTAATTGAACTTGCTCTGTTTGCCGTTGCCAGACAAAATCCACCAGGTAGTAGCAACCGCCGGGTTTGAGAACTCGATGAACTTCCGAGAGAACTGGTTCGGGATGGGGATAGTGGAGAAAACTGATGGTATTGAAAACGGCGTCAAATTGGGCGGTGGTAGCTCGAATGGCTTCCGCACTGCCTTGGATGAAAATCAAACGCGGCGATGGGGTGGTGTCTTTTGAAAATCGCGGTTTGGAACGCCTGGCTTGGCGCAGCATTTCCGGTGATGGATCGATGCCAATGCCGTATAGTTGGGGGTAGCGCTCGCTCAAACGTCGCAGCAACCGTCCGGTACCGCATCCCAAATCCAAGACTTGAGGCGTTTCCGGCAAGTCTACATACGCTAGCAGCCGTTGGTGGATGGCTTGGTAAAAGACTGTGGGAAACAGGCGGTCGTAAAATGGTGCCCAGCGATTGAAAAGTTCTATTTTCTGTTGTTGTTCTTGGTTGGTGGTAGCAGACATAGGTATTGGCTGGTTGGCAATGGTTGAATTTGGTCAAGCTCTAGAAAAAATTGTACTCGTTCTGGCAGAATAAATTGGATCCTAATTAGCAGTTGCTCGCGATCGCGCTAACCTGTACGCTATTTGGCAAAACGAATATCAATTGTTTGCACGCTAAGCCATTTATGAACGAATTCACAGACTTTCTCAAACACAAATTTGCTTTCGTAGCCATTGGAGAATTTCAACCAGGCAAATTTGAAGAGGCAAAGGAACTCTACTCCCAAGCAGTTTCCACCTACATGCAAGGGTTTCAAGGAGCGTACTTGCTGCAAAAACCCGGTACCGACAAAGGCATCGCCGTCATTTTTTGGGATAGCCTGGAAAACATGCAAGCCAACGAAAACGAAGAGTACCAGAAAATTCTGCAAAAAATGAATCCTTTGTTTGCCTGCGCGCCAGAAACCGATGTGTACGAACTGGTGAGCGAGATTCCCCCCTCACAACCGCACAGTCGCGAACCAGACCATACCGTCTAGCATGGGTGAAAGCAAAACAACAGCTATCGATTGTAGGGTGGGATTTTGGCAAACATCAACCAAAACACAACCAATCCTTCGCACAATTCCCAATTAGGCAGGCAGCGAGATTGGATCTGGCGGGGATGGCAAATTCGCTATACGAGTTTGCCACCT
The Geitlerinema sp. PCC 9228 DNA segment above includes these coding regions:
- a CDS encoding class I SAM-dependent methyltransferase, producing MSATTNQEQQQKIELFNRWAPFYDRLFPTVFYQAIHQRLLAYVDLPETPQVLDLGCGTGRLLRRLSERYPQLYGIGIDPSPEMLRQARRSKPRFSKDTTPSPRLIFIQGSAEAIRATTAQFDAVFNTISFLHYPHPEPVLSEVHRVLKPGGCYYLVDFVWQRQTEQVQLQAAAGKMRFYGLSKREEMGLGAGLQTIGHYTLLGPVVLTVFVK
- a CDS encoding antibiotic biosynthesis monooxygenase, which translates into the protein MNEFTDFLKHKFAFVAIGEFQPGKFEEAKELYSQAVSTYMQGFQGAYLLQKPGTDKGIAVIFWDSLENMQANENEEYQKILQKMNPLFACAPETDVYELVSEIPPSQPHSREPDHTV